One Salinimonas marina DNA segment encodes these proteins:
- the xisR gene encoding excisionase family protein: MKISYVRLGWVRAEIIEQHKGITVQALDKRRNRGKFIEGQHWKKVHGVIMYHYENIDQLFEEFNESVA, encoded by the coding sequence ATGAAAATTAGTTACGTTCGTCTAGGCTGGGTACGCGCCGAGATCATTGAACAACATAAAGGTATTACGGTTCAGGCCCTGGATAAGCGCCGTAACCGCGGTAAATTTATCGAAGGACAGCATTGGAAGAAAGTTCACGGTGTAATCATGTATCATTATGAGAACATCGACCAACTTTTCGAGGAATTCAATGAGTCAGTTGCTTGA
- a CDS encoding FAD-dependent thymidylate synthase gives MKAEYIPQTSADLMTVNAARVSMDKESTEFTYRKDKPKGSDEGLVSYLATHRHWTPFSHVRFTLASDFVFVDLENINPEDVASAAWRTDKNKGIFKFRTSLYGWAHLIKNDLIKEAFRLDVIHFIYKVAPECAKALLPYAPVRDKPHHLWQVTDETDPAFIDVTMRETVPIFVARQRFKHMIGTTYNEVSRRYVDDTPDFYDIAEWRSRPDGSIKQGSGGVHPDNEDMCGYTTTFHNDFRELYGETIQEGFAPEQVRSLLPQSMLTSYYVTASLNAWNRAYQQRIDSHAQKEIQDLAVEWDNIMLASEHSAIWKSISS, from the coding sequence ATGAAAGCTGAGTATATCCCACAGACCAGTGCCGATTTGATGACCGTGAACGCTGCCCGGGTGTCCATGGATAAAGAATCGACTGAGTTCACCTACCGCAAAGACAAACCAAAGGGTTCTGATGAAGGTCTGGTCAGCTACCTGGCTACACACCGACACTGGACCCCGTTCAGTCATGTCCGGTTTACCCTGGCCAGTGACTTTGTCTTTGTGGACTTAGAAAACATCAACCCGGAGGACGTCGCGTCAGCCGCATGGCGTACTGACAAAAATAAGGGTATTTTCAAGTTCCGTACCTCGCTGTACGGCTGGGCTCACCTGATCAAGAACGACCTGATTAAAGAGGCGTTCCGTCTGGACGTGATCCACTTTATTTACAAAGTGGCCCCGGAGTGCGCCAAGGCATTACTGCCTTACGCACCAGTCAGAGACAAACCGCATCACCTGTGGCAGGTGACCGATGAAACCGATCCGGCATTCATTGATGTGACCATGCGTGAAACCGTGCCCATCTTTGTTGCCCGTCAGCGCTTCAAGCACATGATAGGCACCACCTACAATGAAGTGTCACGCCGCTATGTGGACGACACGCCTGATTTCTATGATATAGCCGAGTGGCGTAGTAGACCTGATGGTTCTATTAAGCAGGGTTCCGGCGGTGTTCACCCGGACAACGAAGACATGTGTGGTTATACCACTACGTTTCACAATGACTTCAGAGAATTGTACGGTGAAACGATCCAGGAAGGTTTTGCCCCTGAACAGGTCAGAAGCCTCTTGCCACAGTCTATGTTGACGAGTTACTATGTGACCGCCTCATTAAATGCGTGGAACCGTGCTTACCAACAGCGCATTGATTCACACGCACAAAAAGAAATCCAGGACCTGGCTGTAGAGTGGGACAACATAATGTTGGCCTCCGAGCACAGTGCAATCTGGAAATCAATTTCCTCATAG
- a CDS encoding Arm DNA-binding domain-containing protein, with protein MSQLLEFVKGYPGVQLRGDSLAIDFRFQGVRCRETLKNMAATKANIKWAYNKRTVILHEIAQGTFNYRSHFPDSKKADLFAPVQQVPTVNEALDVWLKTKESSLAPKTWRGYQGIADNRLRPKFGHRTLDSILQSEIKTWRVRDLGELSNKTINDIMTPLRGIFEDALADRIIEFNPLTHVKNLERDSEDNADPFGMAELDIISATETTRESERNGFLFACWSGLRISEWLSLAWEDVDFNKREVSVRRSVVRGDYKVPKTRGSVRTVHLLDQAWDILLQQKALTFMQRPQTVEVTQADKRRKKKEKLTFIFTDTFTHEPYINSARVSERFFESFLKKLGIRYRGPNQARHTYASQLLTKGVAERWIMREMGHTSIQMFEKHYGRWMDSEMPGMAETVSKMFQMVTSRSQDKTKIM; from the coding sequence ATGAGTCAGTTGCTTGAGTTTGTAAAAGGTTATCCTGGGGTTCAATTGCGAGGCGACTCACTTGCAATTGATTTTCGGTTTCAAGGTGTACGTTGTCGTGAAACGCTCAAAAATATGGCTGCCACGAAAGCCAATATCAAATGGGCGTACAACAAACGCACGGTAATCCTGCATGAGATTGCCCAGGGTACCTTTAACTATCGCTCCCACTTTCCTGACTCAAAGAAGGCGGATTTGTTTGCGCCGGTGCAACAGGTACCCACCGTCAATGAAGCTTTAGATGTTTGGCTTAAAACCAAGGAAAGCTCATTGGCGCCTAAAACATGGCGTGGCTATCAGGGTATCGCTGATAACCGGTTACGCCCCAAGTTTGGCCACCGAACCTTAGATTCAATACTCCAGTCGGAAATCAAAACCTGGCGTGTACGAGATCTGGGTGAACTATCCAACAAAACCATCAACGATATAATGACCCCACTTCGTGGGATCTTCGAGGATGCGTTGGCTGATCGCATCATTGAGTTCAACCCCCTCACCCATGTCAAAAACCTTGAGCGGGATTCAGAGGACAACGCCGATCCCTTCGGGATGGCGGAACTGGACATAATCAGTGCTACAGAAACAACCCGAGAGTCAGAACGTAATGGGTTCCTGTTTGCCTGCTGGTCAGGATTACGGATCTCTGAATGGTTGTCACTGGCCTGGGAAGACGTGGACTTCAATAAGCGTGAAGTGAGTGTTCGGCGCTCTGTGGTACGCGGTGATTACAAAGTACCGAAAACCAGAGGCAGTGTCAGAACAGTTCATCTATTGGATCAAGCCTGGGACATTCTACTGCAACAAAAGGCCCTGACCTTTATGCAGCGACCCCAGACTGTCGAAGTCACTCAGGCAGACAAACGACGCAAGAAAAAGGAAAAGCTCACCTTTATCTTCACCGACACATTTACCCATGAGCCATACATCAATAGCGCCCGAGTCAGCGAGCGGTTCTTTGAATCGTTTCTAAAGAAACTGGGTATCCGTTACCGCGGCCCCAATCAAGCTCGTCACACCTACGCCAGCCAACTTTTAACCAAGGGTGTTGCTGAGCGTTGGATCATGCGGGAGATGGGTCACACCTCTATCCAGATGTTCGAGAAACACTACGGTAGATGGATGGATTCTGAGATGCCTGGAATGGCTGAGACAGTATCGAAAATGTTCCAAATGGTCACATCACGGTCACAAGATAAAACCAAAATCATGTAA
- a CDS encoding prohibitin family protein: MKVSVRYIIAGVCTVIGLIVGAASMYQIEEGHVGIVKLFGEAKTQETPGLHFKIPFAESVEELEVRTRKNVESMASSTDEQMPITVRVSVNWTVDRTSALELYRSYGGLTQFESRILDPRFRSATKEIIPKYSAEHLIQDRAAAIARIESLLKEEMAHYPVTVDNVQIEDINLPQKYLNSIETKQTEKNLAAAEEHKLERQRLEALREVNTSDAKAQGIMKVAKAQAESIKMKGFAEAEAIEAKAKALKNNPLIIKLTEAQSWNGKLPQTIMGSSAMPIMDMRSK; encoded by the coding sequence ATGAAAGTATCAGTACGTTATATTATCGCCGGCGTTTGTACGGTAATCGGTCTTATAGTTGGCGCCGCCTCGATGTACCAGATCGAAGAAGGTCATGTAGGTATCGTCAAATTATTTGGTGAAGCCAAGACCCAGGAAACACCTGGATTGCACTTTAAAATCCCATTCGCTGAATCAGTTGAAGAACTGGAAGTACGGACCCGTAAAAACGTGGAATCCATGGCCTCCTCTACTGATGAGCAAATGCCAATAACCGTCAGAGTATCGGTGAACTGGACTGTGGATCGTACCTCAGCCCTGGAACTGTACCGCTCATACGGCGGCTTAACCCAGTTTGAAAGCCGTATCCTTGACCCACGGTTTCGGTCTGCGACTAAGGAAATCATTCCTAAATACAGTGCTGAGCATTTGATTCAGGACCGCGCTGCAGCGATTGCCAGGATTGAGTCATTACTGAAAGAAGAAATGGCCCACTACCCGGTAACCGTAGACAACGTGCAGATCGAGGACATCAATTTACCTCAAAAGTACTTGAACTCGATTGAAACCAAACAGACAGAAAAGAACCTGGCCGCTGCTGAGGAACATAAGCTGGAACGTCAGCGCTTAGAAGCATTACGTGAAGTAAACACCTCTGATGCAAAAGCCCAGGGTATTATGAAAGTTGCTAAGGCGCAGGCTGAGTCCATTAAAATGAAAGGTTTTGCCGAAGCCGAGGCTATTGAAGCCAAAGCCAAAGCGTTGAAGAATAACCCACTAATCATAAAGCTGACCGAAGCGCAGTCGTGGAACGGTAAACTACCACAAACAATTATGGGTAGTAGTGCCATGCCAATTATGGATATGCGCTCTAAATAA
- the uvrY gene encoding UvrY/SirA/GacA family response regulator transcription factor gives MIKIILADDHELVRTGIRRILDDEQDFSVIAEAKSGEDAVLLCRRNAPDIVLMDVNMPGMGGLEATKKVLRMSENTRVICLSMHKEHPIPAQVMQIGAYGFLTKDAEPDEMIRAIYKVAAGQKYLPPEIAQSIAISKLSPDGDNPFEVLSDRELSIALRLTRGKRVPEIASELCINAKTVNTYRYRMFEKLGVTTDVELTHLALRHKLIDPNTL, from the coding sequence GTGATTAAGATTATCCTGGCAGACGATCATGAGCTGGTTCGAACAGGAATTCGGCGTATTCTAGATGATGAACAAGACTTTAGTGTTATCGCTGAAGCCAAGAGCGGTGAAGATGCCGTGCTGCTATGTCGGCGTAACGCGCCTGATATAGTATTGATGGATGTAAATATGCCGGGGATGGGCGGACTGGAAGCCACTAAAAAAGTGTTGCGTATGTCAGAAAATACCCGGGTGATTTGTCTGTCCATGCACAAAGAACATCCGATCCCGGCGCAGGTAATGCAAATCGGTGCGTATGGTTTTTTAACCAAAGACGCAGAGCCTGATGAAATGATTCGGGCTATTTATAAAGTCGCCGCAGGACAAAAGTATCTGCCGCCCGAAATAGCTCAGAGTATTGCCATAAGCAAGCTGTCTCCGGATGGGGACAACCCTTTCGAGGTGTTATCCGATCGTGAGCTAAGTATTGCCTTACGCCTTACCCGGGGTAAACGGGTGCCTGAAATTGCCAGCGAGTTATGTATCAACGCAAAAACAGTAAATACATATCGATACCGTATGTTTGAAAAACTTGGTGTTACCACAGATGTTGAACTGACCCATTTAGCATTAAGACATAAATTGATCGATCCAAATACATTGTAG
- the pgsA gene encoding CDP-diacylglycerol--glycerol-3-phosphate 3-phosphatidyltransferase: MWTVPNLITLFRVVLIPVFVLVYFMDWKWAHEAGAFIFWLAAITDWFDGYLARKLDQNTPFGAFLDPVADKLIVAAALLMITHSYATLWITLPAIVLLVREIYISALREWMGSQGLRDEVKVSFIGKAKTTAQMLALIGLLSGLETFMGFPIYWVSLGYILLYIAAVLSLWSMVVYTSAAWKHLAGKA; this comes from the coding sequence ATGTGGACAGTACCAAATTTAATTACCCTTTTCAGAGTTGTCCTTATTCCGGTTTTTGTACTGGTTTATTTTATGGACTGGAAATGGGCTCATGAGGCAGGCGCCTTTATCTTCTGGCTGGCGGCGATCACAGACTGGTTTGATGGCTATCTTGCCCGCAAACTAGATCAAAACACCCCATTTGGCGCGTTTTTGGACCCCGTAGCAGACAAGCTAATAGTCGCCGCGGCGTTATTAATGATTACCCATAGCTATGCCACGCTGTGGATCACGTTACCTGCTATCGTGCTATTGGTGCGTGAGATTTATATATCTGCTTTGCGGGAATGGATGGGCAGCCAGGGGCTACGTGATGAAGTAAAAGTATCATTTATCGGTAAAGCCAAAACCACCGCTCAGATGTTGGCGCTTATCGGTCTGCTGTCGGGACTGGAAACCTTTATGGGTTTCCCAATTTATTGGGTGAGCCTGGGTTATATTTTACTTTATATTGCAGCCGTTTTATCGTTGTGGTCGATGGTGGTATACACGTCAGCTGCATGGAAACATCTTGCGGGCAAAGCCTGA
- a CDS encoding aminotransferase class I/II-fold pyridoxal phosphate-dependent enzyme, giving the protein MQQKFGVSNDSVLSMWIADMDVALPSPVSQAVAEYVHSDQVGYQHVDIATAVETWLRQQGVKVAASWLVPVASVVTTLWRCINMFSSPGERVGLFTPVYGPFFPCITEQQRQIVELDWRWKEDTYRPDLSNLPTDLAMLLICQPNNPTGSVWNYDELEVLARHCQQHNIVLISDEVHRDFAFDTPVSSVMNLPAELKSTCIMLGSPAKTFNLAGVGAAAYAITTNPDFRHRLMQDVARHHQQPGPLASLVTNTAYLYCTEWFKDIKHAIAVNRQIIRDAALSARFSLYLGPATYFAWLDATALGDDAKDTMLNHYQLALGDGAQFGAPGYFRLNLATHPDIVREVLARLNSR; this is encoded by the coding sequence GTGCAGCAAAAATTCGGCGTCAGTAATGACAGTGTTTTGTCGATGTGGATAGCCGATATGGATGTTGCCTTACCATCGCCTGTGAGTCAGGCGGTGGCAGAGTATGTTCACTCAGATCAGGTCGGATATCAGCACGTTGATATCGCCACGGCAGTAGAGACGTGGCTACGCCAGCAGGGGGTTAAAGTAGCGGCCAGTTGGCTAGTGCCAGTGGCCAGCGTGGTGACCACCTTATGGCGCTGCATCAATATGTTTTCCTCGCCCGGTGAGCGGGTGGGGTTATTTACGCCCGTGTATGGCCCGTTTTTTCCGTGCATCACCGAGCAACAGCGCCAGATAGTAGAGTTAGACTGGCGGTGGAAGGAGGATACTTACCGACCTGATCTATCGAACCTGCCCACAGATTTGGCCATGCTGCTTATCTGCCAGCCGAACAATCCCACCGGAAGTGTATGGAATTATGATGAGCTGGAGGTGTTGGCCCGTCACTGCCAACAGCACAATATTGTCCTTATCAGCGATGAAGTGCACCGGGATTTTGCATTCGACACCCCGGTCTCGAGTGTGATGAATTTGCCGGCCGAGCTAAAAAGCACCTGCATCATGCTTGGCTCGCCTGCAAAAACCTTCAACCTTGCCGGAGTGGGCGCCGCAGCCTATGCCATCACCACAAATCCGGATTTCAGACATAGGCTAATGCAGGATGTCGCTCGTCACCATCAGCAGCCCGGTCCGCTTGCCAGTCTGGTGACTAATACCGCATATCTCTATTGCACAGAGTGGTTCAAGGACATAAAACACGCCATTGCCGTAAATCGGCAGATCATCAGAGATGCTGCATTAAGTGCCCGGTTTTCTTTGTATCTGGGTCCGGCAACCTATTTTGCGTGGCTGGATGCCACCGCATTGGGTGATGATGCAAAAGATACGATGCTAAACCATTATCAGCTGGCGCTGGGTGATGGCGCACAATTTGGTGCCCCCGGCTATTTTCGCTTAAACCTGGCCACGCATCCGGATATTGTTCGCGAAGTCTTAGCACGGCTGAACTCACGCTGA
- the uvrC gene encoding excinuclease ABC subunit UvrC, with product MSSFDSSAFLKNLTNQPGVYRMYNAQEEVIYVGKAKNLKKRVSSYFRMQVDNAKTRSLVAHIANMDVTVVNSEMEAFLLENNFIKKYKPRYNVVLRDDKSYPFIFLSAHEHPRLSFHRGPQKRKGEYFGPYPSAWSVRESLRSMQKIFPVRQCEDSYYRARSRPCLQYQMKRCSAPCVEGYVSDEEYAEQVNLARMFLKGKNQQVIGTLVERMEQASKDMNFEAAARYRDQITALRKVQERQWVAGTQDEMDVFGYALKGNMACIQSMFIRDRQLLGSKSFFPKVPPTATEQEVFESFLLQFYLAGNKVIPKQIVIPLELTDEATIADVLSSEAGYRVKFFRGARDEKRRYLELAQNNANNSLEAQFVEQKSVHARYLDLEETLEREAPVQRMECFDISHTSGQQTVASCVVFNREGPLKTDYRRYNIEDITPGDDYAAMAQALKRRYKTPNEASKIPDILFIDGGKGQLAQAETFFADWPTEVKPMLIGVAKGTTRKPGLETLILEDTHETIPMESHAPALHLIQHIRDESHRFAIAGHRNRRQKAKNTSTLEGIPGIGAKRRQALLKYMGGLQGLKRASKGEIASVPGISTELAETIYDHLHH from the coding sequence ATGTCCTCATTTGACTCTTCTGCTTTTTTGAAAAACCTGACGAATCAGCCTGGTGTTTACCGAATGTATAACGCCCAGGAAGAAGTTATTTATGTCGGGAAGGCTAAAAACCTGAAAAAGCGGGTATCCAGCTATTTCAGAATGCAGGTAGATAACGCCAAAACCCGTTCGCTGGTGGCCCATATTGCGAATATGGATGTCACCGTGGTAAACAGCGAGATGGAAGCTTTCTTACTGGAAAATAATTTCATTAAGAAGTACAAACCCCGCTATAACGTGGTATTGCGCGATGATAAGTCTTATCCCTTTATCTTTTTGTCTGCCCATGAGCACCCGCGTCTATCTTTTCACCGGGGGCCGCAAAAGCGCAAAGGCGAATATTTCGGGCCATACCCCAGCGCCTGGTCTGTAAGAGAAAGTCTGCGTTCCATGCAGAAGATATTTCCGGTTCGACAATGTGAAGACAGCTATTATCGCGCTCGCAGCCGACCTTGTTTGCAATATCAGATGAAACGTTGCAGCGCACCATGTGTGGAAGGTTATGTCAGCGATGAAGAATACGCGGAACAAGTTAATCTGGCGCGTATGTTCCTAAAAGGAAAAAATCAGCAGGTAATTGGCACGCTGGTGGAGCGTATGGAACAGGCCTCAAAGGACATGAACTTTGAAGCGGCGGCTCGTTACCGCGACCAGATTACCGCGCTTCGAAAAGTGCAGGAACGCCAGTGGGTGGCAGGCACCCAGGACGAAATGGATGTGTTTGGTTATGCCCTAAAAGGCAATATGGCTTGTATTCAATCGATGTTCATTCGTGATCGTCAGCTGTTAGGCTCTAAATCGTTTTTTCCAAAAGTGCCGCCCACAGCCACCGAGCAGGAAGTCTTTGAATCTTTTTTACTGCAGTTCTATTTAGCGGGCAACAAGGTTATCCCTAAACAAATCGTTATTCCACTGGAACTGACCGACGAAGCGACCATTGCCGACGTGCTCAGCAGCGAAGCCGGCTATCGGGTGAAATTCTTCCGTGGCGCGCGGGATGAAAAGCGACGATACCTGGAACTGGCACAGAACAACGCCAATAATTCCTTAGAAGCACAGTTTGTAGAACAAAAATCAGTCCATGCCCGTTATCTCGATCTGGAAGAAACCCTGGAGCGAGAAGCCCCGGTCCAGCGCATGGAGTGTTTTGACATCTCGCACACCTCGGGCCAGCAAACGGTGGCCTCGTGCGTGGTGTTTAATCGGGAAGGGCCGCTAAAGACAGATTATCGGCGCTATAACATCGAAGATATTACCCCCGGCGATGATTACGCCGCCATGGCTCAGGCCCTTAAGCGTCGTTATAAAACTCCTAACGAGGCCAGCAAGATCCCTGATATTCTGTTTATCGATGGCGGCAAAGGGCAGCTGGCTCAGGCAGAAACCTTTTTTGCCGACTGGCCAACCGAAGTAAAGCCTATGCTTATCGGTGTTGCTAAAGGCACAACCAGAAAACCGGGGCTTGAAACACTGATTCTTGAAGATACCCATGAAACTATCCCGATGGAGAGTCATGCGCCCGCGCTACACCTTATTCAGCACATACGGGATGAGTCGCACCGGTTTGCTATAGCAGGGCATCGCAACCGGCGGCAAAAAGCTAAAAATACGTCAACACTTGAAGGTATCCCCGGTATTGGGGCAAAACGCCGTCAGGCATTATTAAAATATATGGGCGGCTTACAGGGACTGAAGCGGGCCAGTAAAGGTGAGATCGCCAGTGTTCCTGGTATCAGCACCGAGTTAGCCGAAACCATTTACGACCACCTGCATCATTAG
- a CDS encoding ATP-dependent DNA ligase: MTMQVEDILNAGTYEYGQELFTTHSNGDIGSWKIEVFNINPYPLTRTTATKKLGGKPVVTDSYTAEGKNIGRANETTPLEQAISEAKSKVSKKLDKGYTYEMPEPGQRTTNALGFIKPMLAQPIEKVKAWNYPVLAQPKMDGHRMLATVKDGQVVLYSRQGKVLDVEHIRADLQTAFDCGIWEGETLDGEVYAHGETLQRISSLVKKPKPESRHLCYCLYDVVRDMPYPSRHEVLSDIHANMVTTCVTVTETTVVLTDRELNDLHAKYIGMGYEGTIVRQGIHSYEDGKRSPSLMKKKDFQDAEFEITGHQTGKRNERHDLDVGIYICRAPNGIQFSVTAPGDMYEKHRHAQEAESNYGKMLTVKFFNYTPDGIPFHPVALRIREDV, encoded by the coding sequence ATGACCATGCAAGTTGAAGATATATTGAACGCAGGTACCTACGAATATGGCCAGGAGCTATTTACCACGCATAGTAACGGCGACATTGGTAGCTGGAAAATTGAAGTGTTTAATATCAACCCATACCCCCTAACCCGTACTACTGCGACCAAAAAGCTTGGTGGTAAGCCCGTGGTGACGGATAGCTACACTGCTGAAGGTAAGAACATCGGTCGGGCCAATGAGACAACCCCATTGGAGCAGGCTATCAGTGAAGCTAAGTCCAAAGTCAGTAAAAAACTGGACAAAGGGTACACCTATGAGATGCCTGAGCCCGGGCAGAGGACCACGAACGCACTGGGTTTCATCAAGCCGATGCTGGCCCAACCCATTGAGAAGGTTAAAGCCTGGAATTATCCCGTTTTGGCCCAGCCAAAAATGGATGGTCACCGGATGCTGGCCACAGTGAAAGACGGCCAAGTGGTGCTGTACTCGCGCCAGGGTAAAGTACTGGACGTTGAGCATATCCGCGCCGACCTGCAAACCGCATTCGACTGTGGTATCTGGGAAGGTGAAACGCTCGATGGTGAAGTCTACGCCCACGGTGAAACGCTGCAGCGCATTAGCTCCCTGGTTAAGAAACCCAAGCCTGAGTCCCGACATTTATGCTACTGCCTGTACGACGTAGTACGCGATATGCCCTACCCGAGCCGCCATGAAGTCCTATCTGATATTCATGCGAATATGGTGACTACGTGCGTGACCGTAACCGAAACGACCGTGGTGTTGACAGATCGGGAACTGAACGACCTGCACGCCAAGTACATTGGTATGGGGTATGAAGGAACGATTGTTCGGCAGGGCATTCACAGCTACGAGGACGGTAAACGCTCCCCTTCGCTGATGAAGAAAAAGGATTTTCAGGACGCTGAGTTTGAAATTACCGGTCACCAGACAGGTAAGCGCAATGAACGCCACGACTTGGACGTTGGCATTTACATCTGTCGTGCGCCTAACGGTATACAGTTCTCAGTCACCGCGCCAGGTGATATGTACGAGAAGCACCGCCACGCTCAGGAAGCCGAAAGCAACTACGGCAAAATGCTTACGGTTAAATTTTTCAACTACACCCCGGACGGAATTCCGTTCCACCCGGTGGCATTACGTATACGTGAGGACGTATGA
- a CDS encoding pirin family protein, with protein sequence MFYLRRAQQRGQAQFGWLHSQHTFSFGHYYDEQHMGFSVLRVINDDVVQPGYGFEPHRHRDMEIISYVIDGELEHRDSQGNQSVIPPGDIQRMSASSGIQHSEFNASLTETVNFLQIWVEPEKLGVMPSYAQKTVEQQEPLTALVTPDGAKDSISINQNMSLSRLVLEKGQSLELPVTRERAYLHLIKGELTSPAETLYPGDGLGIEQRRALAVSATKQVEALWFDLP encoded by the coding sequence ATGTTTTACCTAAGGCGCGCACAACAACGTGGACAGGCACAATTTGGCTGGTTGCACAGCCAGCATACGTTTTCGTTTGGCCATTATTACGATGAACAACATATGGGGTTTTCGGTGTTAAGAGTGATAAACGATGACGTGGTGCAGCCCGGTTATGGATTTGAACCTCATCGGCATCGCGACATGGAAATCATCTCCTATGTTATTGACGGTGAACTGGAACACCGGGATAGCCAGGGCAATCAATCGGTGATCCCGCCGGGCGATATTCAGCGAATGAGTGCAAGTAGCGGTATTCAGCATTCGGAATTTAATGCCTCATTGACTGAAACAGTGAACTTTTTGCAAATATGGGTAGAGCCTGAAAAATTAGGGGTGATGCCATCCTACGCCCAAAAAACCGTTGAGCAGCAAGAGCCGCTAACGGCGCTGGTGACACCAGATGGTGCAAAAGACAGCATTTCAATAAATCAGAATATGAGCCTGTCTCGACTGGTACTTGAAAAAGGGCAAAGCCTTGAGTTGCCGGTAACGCGTGAGCGCGCGTATCTGCACCTCATTAAAGGTGAACTTACAAGCCCGGCAGAAACATTGTACCCGGGTGATGGGTTGGGTATAGAGCAAAGACGGGCTTTAGCAGTGTCCGCCACCAAGCAGGTAGAAGCACTCTGGTTTGATTTGCCGTAG
- a CDS encoding ChaB family protein, whose amino-acid sequence MPYDKKSELPDSVSDNLPSHAQEIFKEAYNSAWDEYKDPKDRDGNDSREEVAFKVAWSAVKQKYHKNDNGNWVKK is encoded by the coding sequence ATGCCTTACGACAAAAAATCAGAGTTACCCGACTCCGTGAGCGACAACCTACCCTCACATGCTCAGGAGATATTTAAAGAAGCCTACAATAGTGCCTGGGACGAATATAAAGATCCTAAGGACAGGGATGGCAATGACAGCCGCGAGGAAGTCGCTTTCAAAGTTGCATGGTCAGCGGTTAAACAGAAATATCATAAAAATGATAATGGCAACTGGGTGAAAAAATAA
- a CDS encoding dUTP diphosphatase has product MLTKEQVRTMLSMQSAMNGKVNPDWVNADNNWLLAATLEAAEAVDHHGWKWWKKQTPNMPQLRMELVDIWHFILSEWIVTSDGDLELAEASVTHMASPARFIPSWVKGNDLLGNLQYLISTLAAGDPSVPEFMYVLAQAGMSTDDLYRQYVGKNVLNFFRQDHGYKEGTYVKVWDGREDNEHLTEILDTLSADDPDLDSKLATALNERYRELCL; this is encoded by the coding sequence ATGCTTACCAAAGAACAAGTTAGAACCATGCTGTCAATGCAATCAGCCATGAACGGCAAGGTTAACCCTGACTGGGTCAACGCTGATAACAACTGGCTGCTGGCTGCCACACTCGAAGCCGCAGAAGCCGTAGACCATCATGGCTGGAAGTGGTGGAAGAAACAAACCCCGAATATGCCCCAACTACGGATGGAGTTGGTGGATATTTGGCACTTCATCTTGTCTGAGTGGATTGTCACCTCTGACGGCGATCTCGAATTGGCCGAGGCAAGTGTTACTCATATGGCAAGCCCGGCTCGCTTCATACCCTCTTGGGTAAAAGGCAATGACCTGTTGGGTAATCTGCAGTATCTGATCAGCACGCTTGCTGCCGGTGACCCATCCGTACCTGAGTTCATGTATGTGTTGGCTCAGGCGGGTATGTCCACTGATGACCTGTACCGTCAATACGTGGGCAAGAATGTACTGAACTTCTTCCGCCAGGACCACGGCTACAAAGAAGGTACCTACGTCAAGGTATGGGATGGCCGTGAGGACAATGAACACCTGACCGAAATCCTGGATACCTTATCAGCGGATGATCCGGATCTGGATTCCAAACTGGCTACTGCACTAAATGAACGCTACCGGGAGCTTTGCTTATGA